In Patescibacteria group bacterium, the following are encoded in one genomic region:
- the secY gene encoding preprotein translocase subunit SecY: protein MSLSSQFKSFFLYRDLRLKVIYTIAILILVRILAHLPLPGVDLSALREFFGRNQIFGLLNLFSGGTMENFSIILMGVAPYITASIVMQLLTMVIPALEELSKEGESGQQKINQWTRYLTVPLALIQSYAMISLLTKGASGQPAILTSGLGGVNMVSALLTVTAGTILLMWLGELISENGLGNGVSLIITLGIISGIPKMLRDTFALIFTGGAIDWTKLLGLTVFALIAVAVVVFIIIVSEGERRIPVTYAKRVRGSNVTGGASTYLPMRVNQGGVIPIIFALSIIIFPGTIAKFLMNAKSETLVDIATKVNSFFNNQTIYGILYFVLIIAFTYFYTAIVFNPEKISENLQKQGGFISGIRPGRETKQYLSKLLHRLNLSGGLFLGIIAILPFIVQAITQIPTLVIGGTGVLILVSVVLDTLRQIKSQLVMRSYQY, encoded by the coding sequence ATGTCTCTATCGTCTCAATTTAAAAGTTTCTTTCTCTATCGCGATTTACGTTTAAAAGTCATTTATACTATCGCGATTTTAATTTTAGTTCGAATTTTAGCCCACCTTCCTTTGCCAGGTGTTGATTTATCAGCTTTAAGGGAATTTTTTGGACGCAACCAAATTTTTGGCCTCTTAAATCTTTTTTCTGGCGGCACCATGGAAAATTTTTCCATCATCTTAATGGGTGTTGCGCCCTATATCACCGCTTCTATTGTGATGCAACTTTTAACCATGGTCATTCCCGCTCTGGAAGAATTATCCAAAGAAGGCGAATCTGGCCAACAGAAAATCAATCAGTGGACAAGGTATTTAACCGTTCCCTTAGCTTTAATCCAATCATATGCCATGATTTCGTTGTTAACCAAAGGTGCTTCTGGTCAGCCGGCGATTCTTACAAGCGGTTTAGGCGGCGTTAACATGGTCTCGGCTTTATTAACCGTCACTGCTGGCACGATTTTATTAATGTGGTTAGGCGAGCTAATTTCAGAAAATGGTTTAGGCAATGGCGTTTCCTTAATTATTACTTTAGGAATTATTTCTGGTATTCCTAAAATGTTGCGCGATACTTTTGCTTTAATTTTTACCGGCGGAGCGATTGATTGGACCAAACTCTTAGGCTTGACCGTTTTTGCCTTAATTGCTGTCGCGGTGGTAGTTTTTATTATTATTGTTTCTGAAGGTGAGAGGAGAATTCCTGTTACTTATGCGAAAAGAGTTCGAGGCTCAAATGTCACTGGCGGCGCTTCAACATATTTGCCAATGCGTGTCAATCAAGGCGGCGTTATTCCAATCATTTTTGCCCTCTCAATCATTATTTTTCCTGGTACGATTGCCAAATTTTTAATGAATGCCAAATCCGAAACCTTAGTTGACATTGCCACCAAAGTAAATAGTTTCTTTAATAATCAAACTATTTATGGAATTTTATATTTTGTGTTAATCATTGCCTTTACCTATTTTTATACCGCGATTGTTTTTAATCCGGAAAAAATTTCTGAAAATCTCCAAAAACAAGGCGGTTTTATTTCCGGAATTCGGCCTGGCCGAGAAACCAAACAATATCTGTCAAAACTTTTGCACCGGTTAAATTTATCAGGCGGTCTTTTTTTGGGGATAATTGCTATTTTACCTTTTATCGTCCAAGCAATTACTCAAATTCCTACTTTAGTAATCGGTGGAACAGGTGTTTTGATTTTGGTTTCAGTAGTTTTAGATACTTTACGGCAAATCAAATCACAATTAGTAATGAGAAGTTACCAATATTAA
- the rplO gene encoding 50S ribosomal protein L15, which yields MKQHTLKPIMPRKKKKRVGRGIGSGYGKTAGRGTKGLKSRTGYNLPIGFEGGQTPLKMRLPKKKGFFRNRPKTRVINLEQINKTFTAKEIVSPKTLLEKGLIKTENTKIKILANGKIDHALTFEGLAISKNAQKKIEKTSGSIKVVSKKVTKTPPKKSTPKATKQSTKDKINTKGN from the coding sequence ATGAAACAACATACCTTAAAACCAATTATGCCTCGGAAAAAGAAAAAAAGAGTCGGACGCGGAATTGGTTCCGGATATGGCAAAACTGCCGGTCGAGGGACTAAAGGCTTAAAATCTCGAACTGGTTATAATTTACCAATCGGTTTTGAGGGTGGCCAAACTCCGCTCAAAATGAGATTGCCCAAGAAAAAAGGATTTTTTAGAAACAGACCCAAAACCAGAGTCATTAATTTAGAACAAATAAATAAAACTTTTACTGCCAAAGAAATAGTTTCTCCAAAAACACTTTTAGAAAAAGGGCTTATTAAGACCGAAAATACTAAAATAAAAATATTAGCCAATGGTAAAATTGACCATGCTTTAACTTTTGAGGGTTTGGCAATTAGCAAAAATGCTCAAAAGAAAATTGAAAAAACCTCAGGTTCAATTAAAGTTGTCTCCAAAAAAGTTACCAAAACTCCACCCAAAAAATCAACTCCCAAAGCGACGAAACAATCAACCAAAGATAAAATAAATACCAAAGGAAACTAA
- the rpsE gene encoding 30S ribosomal protein S5, producing the protein MPKRIPMGPQNMPEVRMRKARFNKKERPRDEFSENVVQVDRVTRVVAGGKRMRFRATVVVGDKNGKVGLGVAKANDVATAVQKAARKARQNLIQIPIKNETITREIRFEFGAAVVLLKPAAKGTGIIAGGPVRIVANLAGVKNILGKILGSPNKINNLKAIMGALEELAERARQ; encoded by the coding sequence ATGCCAAAAAGAATACCAATGGGTCCACAAAATATGCCCGAAGTTAGAATGAGAAAAGCTCGTTTTAACAAAAAAGAACGTCCCAGGGATGAATTTTCTGAAAATGTCGTTCAAGTTGATCGTGTCACCAGAGTTGTGGCTGGTGGTAAAAGAATGAGATTTCGAGCTACAGTTGTGGTTGGCGATAAAAATGGTAAAGTAGGATTAGGGGTTGCCAAAGCCAATGATGTCGCGACAGCAGTTCAAAAAGCGGCCCGTAAAGCTCGCCAAAATTTAATCCAAATTCCGATTAAAAACGAAACAATTACCCGCGAAATTAGATTTGAATTTGGAGCCGCGGTTGTTCTCTTAAAACCGGCTGCTAAAGGTACTGGCATTATTGCTGGTGGTCCAGTTAGAATTGTGGCTAATTTGGCTGGCGTCAAAAATATTCTTGGGAAAATTTTAGGTTCGCCCAATAAAATTAATAATCTTAAAGCGATTATGGGAGCTTTGGAAGAATTAGCAGAAAGGGCGAGACAATGA
- the rplR gene encoding 50S ribosomal protein L18 — MNANFKLMQRKKRRKNIRAKVKGTALRPRLAVFKSNTHFWVQFINDEKGQTLATASDIKLAKSTITKKTKTQIAFLVGELAAKNAKAKKISKVIFDRGGYKYHGRVKAFAGGARKAGLEF, encoded by the coding sequence ATGAATGCAAATTTTAAACTTATGCAACGAAAAAAAAGAAGAAAAAATATTAGAGCCAAAGTTAAAGGTACCGCACTTCGTCCCAGATTAGCAGTTTTCAAAAGTAATACCCATTTTTGGGTTCAGTTTATCAATGACGAAAAAGGTCAAACTTTAGCCACTGCCAGTGATATTAAATTGGCAAAAAGTACCATTACCAAAAAAACTAAAACCCAAATTGCTTTTTTGGTTGGCGAATTAGCCGCTAAAAATGCTAAAGCGAAAAAAATCAGCAAAGTAATTTTTGATCGGGGCGGTTATAAATATCATGGTCGCGTTAAAGCTTTTGCAGGCGGTGCCAGAAAAGCTGGCTTGGAATTTTAG
- the rplF gene encoding 50S ribosomal protein L6 — protein MSKLGRRIITIPEGVQVTVGDQKVKVSGPKGNLDFKMKLACEIKIENNLLQIIPKNQDTRSKRLWGLTRAQIKNMVVGVSEGYQKTLELIGVGFRAKTEDARHLVLSLGFSHPVEFEAPEGIELVVEKNKIKISGIDKQKVGQTAAIIRSIKKPEPYKGKGIKYSDEIIRRKAGKAVAKIEGGKE, from the coding sequence ATGTCAAAGCTTGGCCGAAGAATAATTACAATTCCAGAAGGGGTACAAGTCACGGTTGGTGATCAAAAAGTCAAAGTTTCAGGTCCGAAAGGGAACCTTGATTTTAAAATGAAATTAGCTTGTGAGATAAAAATTGAAAATAATTTATTGCAGATTATCCCTAAAAATCAAGATACCAGATCAAAAAGATTGTGGGGGTTAACTCGTGCCCAAATTAAAAATATGGTCGTGGGGGTTTCCGAGGGGTATCAAAAAACTTTAGAACTGATTGGCGTTGGTTTTCGGGCTAAAACCGAAGACGCTCGTCATTTAGTTTTAAGCCTTGGTTTTTCTCATCCGGTTGAATTTGAAGCTCCAGAAGGCATCGAATTAGTGGTTGAAAAAAACAAGATTAAAATTTCCGGGATTGATAAACAAAAAGTCGGACAAACCGCCGCGATCATCAGATCAATTAAAAAGCCTGAGCCATATAAAGGCAAGGGAATTAAATATTCTGACGAAATTATTCGCCGAAAAGCTGGCAAGGCCGTGGCCAAAATTGAAGGCGGGAAGGAATAA